The Sphingomonas panacis DNA segment CCGACATCGTCAATCCCTACCCCATTGATGATTGGCGCTGCGGATTGGCGCCGTGCCGAAAAAGGCCAGCGTCTCGCCTGCTGAGACCGGTCCGCTCAGTAAGGCGCCTTGGCCCTGCTCGCACCCAGTGCCGAGAAGCGAGCGCTCTTGCGTGCCGAAGTCGATGCCATCGGCTGCTACTGTAACACCAAGGCCATGGCCGAGACCGATCATGGCGTTGACGATCACCGCGCTTTCACGCTCATCACCCATGGCGTCGATCAGGCTGCGATCAATCTTGATTTTGTCGAGCTTAAAATTGCGTAGATGGTAAAGGCTCGAATAGCCCGTCCCGAAATTGTCGAGCGCGATCCGCACGCCCGCACCACGCAAGGCGCCCAAGGTGACTCGGGCTGCTTCGAGATCTGCGACGAGCGCGCTTTCGGTTATCTCCACCTCGAGCCGTTCGGCAGCAAGGCCCGTCTCGTGCAGGACGCGCACGACGCGGGCCGCGAGCAGCTCATCACGTAATTGAAGGGGAAAGATATCGATCGACAGCCGCACGTGCACGGGCCACTGCACGGCGGCTAGGCAGGCACGGCGCAGAAGAGACTCCGCCAGTTCGTGTATCAGTCCCGCGTTTTCGGCAATCGCAATGAAGCGCTCGGGAGGAATGTCGCCCTGTTCGGGATGATGCCAGCGGGGGAGTGCTTCGAAGCCGACAATGCTGTGGTCGCGCAAATCGAAGGACGGCTGGAAGACCGTCTCGATCGATCCGCTCTCCATTGCATCACGCAGTGCCTGTTCCATCTGGACGCGCTCGTGGATGCGGTAGTCCATCTGCTCTTCGAAAAACCGCATCGCCGAGCGGCGTTCGGCCTTGGCTCGGTAGAGCGCAACATCGGCTTTACGCAGCGCTTCGATCGGTGTCGTCGCATCGGCAGGAAGCAGTGCGATGCCGATACCGGCGCCGATATGGTGGCGTCCATCGCCGCCAGTGATCGGCTCCTTGAGCGCCTCGATCACTCTGAGCGCGACATTGCTCGCCGCTTCAGGCCCAGCAAGGTGATGGGCTAAAATCGCGAACTCATCGCCTCCGAAGCGCGCGATCATGTCGCCGTCGCGCATCACGCCGCGCAGCCGTTGGCCGACCACAACCAGCACCTCATCGCCCGCGCCATGGCCATGAACGTCGTTGACCTGCTTGAAACCGTTGAGATCCAGCAGATAGAGGGCATGGGCGCCGCCGGCGCGCGGTGGCGCGGCCAAGGCTGCGACGAGCGCATCGTCGAACTGGCGCCGGTTGGGCAAGCCAGTCAGAACGTCTTGATAGGCAAGCGTGCGGGCATGTGCTTCGGCCGCCATTCTCCGTTTCACTTCGCGCTTCTGCTCAGCATATCGGCGCCAGCCAAAAATCAACAGACCGATCGCGAGCAAAGCGCCGAGGATCGCCATCTCGTCAAGTTCGATCACCGCGCCTCGGGGTGTGAGCTGGCCCTCCTGCATGAAGATGTCGACATCGAACGCAATATAGGCACCGGAGGCAAGTACCGCGGTGAGCAGCGAAAGATCGCCAATGGTGACGCGATGGCGAATGACGAAGCTCCTGAGCCGGTGCCAGTTCATGGTCAATTCCCGACAGTCACGCTGCGCACGACAGAAATCTTCCTTGCGGCTGCGTAATGTCTTTCAGATTGCACGCTAATCTCTTGGTAAGGCCCAAGGGTTAACAAGTCCCGGTTCGCCCGCGTCGAGTTCGCTTCTTCATGCCATGCGCTTCTATCCATCTTGAGGGCTCGCGCGAAAGCGAGCGGCTCGCGGCGATCGCCGATTATGAGCTCGCCGACGCGCCAGACGAGACCGAATTCGATCATATCGTCGCGCTTGCCGCCTCCTTGTTCGATGTGCCTATCAGCCTGATCTCGGTAGTCGAAGAAGACCGTCAGGTATTCGCCGGGCGAACCGGGCTCGACGTCACCGAAACCGCCCGTGATATCTCCTTCTGCTCGCATGCGATCGAAGCAGATGGCGTCTTGGTCGTCGAAGACGCACGGCGCGATCCACGCTTCTCCCAGAACCCGCTCGTTCTCGGGCCGCCTTACATTCGCTTCTACGCCGGCGCGCCGTTGCGCGTCCTATCCGGGCACGTGCTGGGGACGTTGTGCATCATTTCGCCCGAGCCGCGCGAGTTCGGCCCCAAATTCATCCGCCAACTAGAAAGCCTGGGACAGCTGGTCACTGACCGGCTCGAGCTTCGCAGGAGCGAGCGCAAGCGCTGCGCCAATGAGGTCCGCCTTGCCCAGATCGCGCATGTCGACCAGCTGACGGGCTTACCCAACCGGGCCCTGTTCCACGAAAAGGCCGATGATCTGCTATCGGGACGAAGCGGCGCTGAACCGGCGTCGGGAGCACTGCTGCTGTTCGACCTCGACGGATTCAAGGACGTCAATGACGTGCTCGGGCACGGCGTGGGCGACCGGTTGCTGACCGCCGTCGGCGATCGCCTGCGTGAACGAATCCACGATGGCCACCTGCTTGCCAGGCTCGGCGGAGATGAGTTTGTTTTATTGATGCCCGGTGTCGGCGATCCGCGCGAAGCCCACCGGATGGCCGATGCCATGCGCGCCTGTTTCAATGAGGGCTTCAGGATAGACGGCGAGGAGTTGCAGCTCGATACAAGTATCGGCGTCGCCATCGCGCCGCATCATGGCGCCAACACCGATGCGCTGCTGACGAGCGCGGATCTCGCGCTCTACCGCGCCAAGGATATGGGCGGGGGCGCCATCAGCTTTTTCGAGCCGCATCTGCGCCATCAGGTCGAGATGCGGCGGCGGCTGCAGGGCGAGTTACGTGGCGCTTTCGAGGCCGGCGAGTTCGAACTGCTCTATCAGCCGCAGGTCTGCCTTGACGATGGACGCATTGTCGGAGCCGAAGCACTGCTGCGCTGGCGCCATCGAGAGCATGGGCTACTATCCCCTGCTCAGTTTCTGTCGGTGCTCGACCGCATGCCGCTTGCCGCCGCCGTCGGCGAATGGGTATTGCGAACCGCGTTGACCCAAGCTGCAAAGTGGAAGCAAAATGGGCTGACTTTACGTATGGGCGTAAACCTGTTCGCGTGCCAGTTTCGCACGAATGGTTTGCCCGAGCTTGTCGCTTTCGAACTGGCGCGAACGCACCTTCCAGGCAGCTTGGTGGAGATCGAAGTCACGGAGACGATCGCCATCAAGAACGTCCAGCCCGTCGCGTCCGCTTTGATCGCCTTGCGACAAATGGGAGTCAGCATTGCTCTTGACGACTTTGGCACCGGTTATGCCTCGCTCAGCCTGCTCAAGGAACTGCCGGTCACGCGATTAAAGATAGACAAGAGCTTTTTGCGCGATCTTGATTCCGGATCATGTGATGCCGCGGTGGTCGACGCGGTGTTGCGGATGGGAGAGGCTTTCAGACTTGATGTCATCGCCGAAGGGGTCGAGACCCAAGCGCAGGAGGATTGGCTGCGCGCTGCAGGCTGTCGTGAAGTTCAAGGCTATCTGTACGGCAAGCCGATGACCGCTCACGAACTGTGGCGCTGGGCAGTGAGCTCAACCTCAGATCCTGCGATCAAGTCCCTCCCTAGTGCGTGAGATGCGCTTCCTACAGCAATAGTCGCGCACGTTCCCACCGGGAGATGATTTTCTATAGGGATTATATACTCCGCTACGAACGACGCGCGCGCCTGTTGGCGATTTGCCTGGCCGGGTTGGCCGGCTTCGTCGACGAAGTCGGCTTCCTGAGGCTTGGTAGGTCGTTCGTTTCCTTCATGAGCGGCAAGTCAACCCGGATGGCGGTCGGTTTAACCGGGCGCACTGCAACGGCGGTGCTCGCTGGGTCATTGATCACCGCTTTCGTCACGGGGGTCGTCGTCGGTTCGCTCCTTGCTTCATCTGCAGGGCGGTCGCGCAAGGCAATTGTGTTGGGGGCGGTTTCGCTGCTCTTGTCTGTCGGTGCTGCACTTGGGCGGCT contains these protein-coding regions:
- a CDS encoding putative bifunctional diguanylate cyclase/phosphodiesterase, with amino-acid sequence MNWHRLRSFVIRHRVTIGDLSLLTAVLASGAYIAFDVDIFMQEGQLTPRGAVIELDEMAILGALLAIGLLIFGWRRYAEQKREVKRRMAAEAHARTLAYQDVLTGLPNRRQFDDALVAALAAPPRAGGAHALYLLDLNGFKQVNDVHGHGAGDEVLVVVGQRLRGVMRDGDMIARFGGDEFAILAHHLAGPEAASNVALRVIEALKEPITGGDGRHHIGAGIGIALLPADATTPIEALRKADVALYRAKAERRSAMRFFEEQMDYRIHERVQMEQALRDAMESGSIETVFQPSFDLRDHSIVGFEALPRWHHPEQGDIPPERFIAIAENAGLIHELAESLLRRACLAAVQWPVHVRLSIDIFPLQLRDELLAARVVRVLHETGLAAERLEVEITESALVADLEAARVTLGALRGAGVRIALDNFGTGYSSLYHLRNFKLDKIKIDRSLIDAMGDERESAVIVNAMIGLGHGLGVTVAADGIDFGTQERSLLGTGCEQGQGALLSGPVSAGETLAFFGTAPIRSANHQWGRD
- a CDS encoding putative bifunctional diguanylate cyclase/phosphodiesterase codes for the protein MPCASIHLEGSRESERLAAIADYELADAPDETEFDHIVALAASLFDVPISLISVVEEDRQVFAGRTGLDVTETARDISFCSHAIEADGVLVVEDARRDPRFSQNPLVLGPPYIRFYAGAPLRVLSGHVLGTLCIISPEPREFGPKFIRQLESLGQLVTDRLELRRSERKRCANEVRLAQIAHVDQLTGLPNRALFHEKADDLLSGRSGAEPASGALLLFDLDGFKDVNDVLGHGVGDRLLTAVGDRLRERIHDGHLLARLGGDEFVLLMPGVGDPREAHRMADAMRACFNEGFRIDGEELQLDTSIGVAIAPHHGANTDALLTSADLALYRAKDMGGGAISFFEPHLRHQVEMRRRLQGELRGAFEAGEFELLYQPQVCLDDGRIVGAEALLRWRHREHGLLSPAQFLSVLDRMPLAAAVGEWVLRTALTQAAKWKQNGLTLRMGVNLFACQFRTNGLPELVAFELARTHLPGSLVEIEVTETIAIKNVQPVASALIALRQMGVSIALDDFGTGYASLSLLKELPVTRLKIDKSFLRDLDSGSCDAAVVDAVLRMGEAFRLDVIAEGVETQAQEDWLRAAGCREVQGYLYGKPMTAHELWRWAVSSTSDPAIKSLPSA